In Tripterygium wilfordii isolate XIE 37 chromosome 23, ASM1340144v1, whole genome shotgun sequence, one genomic interval encodes:
- the LOC119993189 gene encoding VIN3-like protein 1 isoform X3, with the protein MDIDDKMHVKASGIQSLSSSVQSTPEKNGHSDDASRSPELLQEFLKSGPKKELLRTCSDKDKKCPSYSKRKIADHLKTSIKMIKKQEQKKASSSPNNQPSSRKQCRKGDNPMRNPPTVEQSSDFGYSNSWICKNSACRAVLSINDTFCKRCSCCICHLFDDNKDPSLWLVCASESCDGDSCGLSCHIECALQREKVGVVNLGQLMQLDGSYCCASCGKVSGILGCWRKQLTIAKDARRVDVLSYRLYLSYRLLDGTSRFKELHEIVKEAKAKLEIEVGPVSGISAKMARGIVSRLSVAGALQKLCSDAIDKADEWVATISDANSNRRDDSLPSACKFVFEEITSSSIVIILIEPSTPSSNDVKGYKLWYCMSQEERHTKEPVCVFPRAQRRILISNLQPCTEYTFRIVSYTEAGDLGHSEAKCFTKSVEIIHKNPDSLVATNNKKDKAVTEKSSSSVYRGLSVKCPGFKVRDLGKILRLAWAQQEGCFEGFCSADLEKCCEARREIKPETPEEDPLPSVSRGLDLNVVSVPDLNEELMPPFESSRDENNGCTLDHVVVADEDAASHELQKNGLERSHGSGDSQTWNHDPTGELPTVDSRGEFSRKRTAQSNEEMHDCDSTLVNGSPFHLTNGSGSLDENFEYCVKIIRWLECQGHINQEFRLKLLTWFSLRSTEQERRVVNTFIQTLIDDPSSLAGQLIDSFSDIVSGKRPRNGFCSKLWH; encoded by the exons ATGGATATAGATGATAAAATGCATGTCAAAG CTTCTGGTATTCAAAGCCTTTCTTCCAGTGTACAGAGCACCCCAGAGAAGAATGGGCATTCTGATGATGCTTCAAGAAGCCCAGAACTCCTTCAAGAATTTCTAAAATCGGGTCCTAAGAAGGAACTTCTTCGTACTTGCTCTGATAAAGACAAGAAATGCCCGTCTTATTCAAAAAGGAAGATAGCAGACCATTTGAAGACAAGTATCAAGATGATTAAGAAGCAAGAGCAAAAAAAAGCTTCTTCAAGCCCCAACAATCAGCCATCTTCTAGGAAGCAATGCAGAAAGGGAGATAATCCTATGCGAAATCCGCCTACTGTTGAGCAGTCTTCAGATTTTGGATATTCTAATTCATGGATCTGTAAAAATTCTGCTTGCAGAGCTGTTCTATCTATCAATGACACATTCTGCAAAAGATGTTCCTGCTGCATCTGTCACTTGTTTGATGACAATAAAGACCCTAGTCTGTGGTTGGTTTGCGCATCTGAATCTTGTGACGGGGACTCTTGTGGGTTATCATGTCACATTGAGTGTGCCCTTCAACGTGAAAAAGTTGGGGTTGTCAATCTTGGCCAATTGATGCAGTTAGATGGTAGCTACTGCTGTGCTTCTTGTGGTAAAGTTTCAGGAATACTGGG ATGCTGGAGGAAGCAGCTAACTATAGCCAAGGATGCTCGTCGTGTTGATGTGCTTTCTTATAGACTATACTTAAGCTACAGGCTCCTGGATGGCACCTCAAGGTTCAAAGAATTGCATGAGATCGTAAAAGAAGCAAAAGCTAAGCTCGAAATAGAAGTGGGGCCAGTAAGTGGAATTTCTGCTAAGATGGCACGTGGCATTGTCAGCAGACTCTCTGTTGCAGGTGCTTTGCAGAAACTTTGCTCTGATGCAATTGACAAAGCAGATGAATGGGTGGCTACCATTTCTGATGCCAATTCAAATCGCAGAG ACGACTCACTACCTTCTGCTTGCAAATTTGTATTTGAAGAAATAACTTCTTCCTCCATTGTGATTATATTGATTGAACCGTCTACTCCATCATCTAATGATGTTAAGGGCTACAAGCTCTGGTATTGCATGAGTCAAGAAGAGCGACACACCAAAGAGCCTGTTTGTGTCTTTCCAAGAGCTCAGAGAAGAATTTTGATATCCAATTTGCAGCCATGCACTGAATATACCTTCCGTATTGTTTCTTATACAGAGGCTGGAGACTTGGGTCACTCTGAGGCCAAGTGTTTCACTAAGAGTGTAGAAATAATTCACAAGAATCCAGATTCTCTGGTGGCCACAAATAATAAGAAAGATAAAGCTGTGACTGAAAAAAGTTCTTCTAGTGTCTACAGGGGACTTTCAGTCAAGTGTCCCGGATTCAAAGTTCGCGACCTTGGGAAGATCCTGCGTCTGGCTTGGGCTCAACAGGAAGGCTGCTTTGAAGGATTCTGCAGTGCTGATTTGGAAAAATGCTGTGAAGCAAGGAGAGAAATCAAGCCTGAAACTCCAGAAGAAGATCCTTTGCCATCAGTTTCACGTGGATTGGACCTAAATGTTGTTTCAGTGCCTGATTTAAATGAAGAACTAATGCCTCCATTTGAATCGTCGAGAGATGAAAATAATGGTTGCACTTTGGATCATGTAGTTGTGGCTGACGAAGACGCTGCTTCTCATGAGTTACAGAAGAATGGTCTAGAAAGATCACATGGTAGTGGTGACTCCCAGACCTGGAACCATGATCCCACTGGAGAACTGCCAACTGTTGATTCTCGAGGAGAGTTTAGCAGAAAAAGGACAGCACAGTCTAATGAAGAGATGCATGACTGTGATAGCACACTGGTAAACGGGTCACCATTCCACCTTACAAATGGATCAGGTTCCTTAGATGAGAACTTTGAGTACTGTGTGAAGATAATTCGTTGGCTGGAATGTCAAGGTCATATTAACCAGGAATTTAGGTTGAAATTGTTAACGTGGTTTAGCTTGAGATCAACAGAGCAGGAACGAAGGGTGGTCAACACCTTCATTCAAACTCTGATTGATGACCCAAGTAGTTTGGCAGGACAGTTGATTGACTCCTTTTCAGATATCGTATCTGGCAAGAGGCCTCGCAATGGATTTTGTAGCAAGCTTTGGCATTAA
- the LOC119993189 gene encoding VIN3-like protein 1 isoform X1, which produces MCSGGRVAAMQPKCHKFNSWKHFSTYYVGVRFAYILHVPDPTHCGSLAQASGIQSLSSSVQSTPEKNGHSDDASRSPELLQEFLKSGPKKELLRTCSDKDKKCPSYSKRKIADHLKTSIKMIKKQEQKKASSSPNNQPSSRKQCRKGDNPMRNPPTVEQSSDFGYSNSWICKNSACRAVLSINDTFCKRCSCCICHLFDDNKDPSLWLVCASESCDGDSCGLSCHIECALQREKVGVVNLGQLMQLDGSYCCASCGKVSGILGCWRKQLTIAKDARRVDVLSYRLYLSYRLLDGTSRFKELHEIVKEAKAKLEIEVGPVSGISAKMARGIVSRLSVAGALQKLCSDAIDKADEWVATISDANSNRRDDSLPSACKFVFEEITSSSIVIILIEPSTPSSNDVKGYKLWYCMSQEERHTKEPVCVFPRAQRRILISNLQPCTEYTFRIVSYTEAGDLGHSEAKCFTKSVEIIHKNPDSLVATNNKKDKAVTEKSSSSVYRGLSVKCPGFKVRDLGKILRLAWAQQEGCFEGFCSADLEKCCEARREIKPETPEEDPLPSVSRGLDLNVVSVPDLNEELMPPFESSRDENNGCTLDHVVVADEDAASHELQKNGLERSHGSGDSQTWNHDPTGELPTVDSRGEFSRKRTAQSNEEMHDCDSTLVNGSPFHLTNGSGSLDENFEYCVKIIRWLECQGHINQEFRLKLLTWFSLRSTEQERRVVNTFIQTLIDDPSSLAGQLIDSFSDIVSGKRPRNGFCSKLWH; this is translated from the exons ATGTGTTCCGGTGGTAGAGTTGCAGCGATGCAACCTAaatgtcacaagttcaattcctggaaacacttctccacatattatgtgggggtaaggtttgcgtacataTTGCATGTTCCCGACCCTACCCATTGCGGTAGCCTTGCGCAAG CTTCTGGTATTCAAAGCCTTTCTTCCAGTGTACAGAGCACCCCAGAGAAGAATGGGCATTCTGATGATGCTTCAAGAAGCCCAGAACTCCTTCAAGAATTTCTAAAATCGGGTCCTAAGAAGGAACTTCTTCGTACTTGCTCTGATAAAGACAAGAAATGCCCGTCTTATTCAAAAAGGAAGATAGCAGACCATTTGAAGACAAGTATCAAGATGATTAAGAAGCAAGAGCAAAAAAAAGCTTCTTCAAGCCCCAACAATCAGCCATCTTCTAGGAAGCAATGCAGAAAGGGAGATAATCCTATGCGAAATCCGCCTACTGTTGAGCAGTCTTCAGATTTTGGATATTCTAATTCATGGATCTGTAAAAATTCTGCTTGCAGAGCTGTTCTATCTATCAATGACACATTCTGCAAAAGATGTTCCTGCTGCATCTGTCACTTGTTTGATGACAATAAAGACCCTAGTCTGTGGTTGGTTTGCGCATCTGAATCTTGTGACGGGGACTCTTGTGGGTTATCATGTCACATTGAGTGTGCCCTTCAACGTGAAAAAGTTGGGGTTGTCAATCTTGGCCAATTGATGCAGTTAGATGGTAGCTACTGCTGTGCTTCTTGTGGTAAAGTTTCAGGAATACTGGG ATGCTGGAGGAAGCAGCTAACTATAGCCAAGGATGCTCGTCGTGTTGATGTGCTTTCTTATAGACTATACTTAAGCTACAGGCTCCTGGATGGCACCTCAAGGTTCAAAGAATTGCATGAGATCGTAAAAGAAGCAAAAGCTAAGCTCGAAATAGAAGTGGGGCCAGTAAGTGGAATTTCTGCTAAGATGGCACGTGGCATTGTCAGCAGACTCTCTGTTGCAGGTGCTTTGCAGAAACTTTGCTCTGATGCAATTGACAAAGCAGATGAATGGGTGGCTACCATTTCTGATGCCAATTCAAATCGCAGAG ACGACTCACTACCTTCTGCTTGCAAATTTGTATTTGAAGAAATAACTTCTTCCTCCATTGTGATTATATTGATTGAACCGTCTACTCCATCATCTAATGATGTTAAGGGCTACAAGCTCTGGTATTGCATGAGTCAAGAAGAGCGACACACCAAAGAGCCTGTTTGTGTCTTTCCAAGAGCTCAGAGAAGAATTTTGATATCCAATTTGCAGCCATGCACTGAATATACCTTCCGTATTGTTTCTTATACAGAGGCTGGAGACTTGGGTCACTCTGAGGCCAAGTGTTTCACTAAGAGTGTAGAAATAATTCACAAGAATCCAGATTCTCTGGTGGCCACAAATAATAAGAAAGATAAAGCTGTGACTGAAAAAAGTTCTTCTAGTGTCTACAGGGGACTTTCAGTCAAGTGTCCCGGATTCAAAGTTCGCGACCTTGGGAAGATCCTGCGTCTGGCTTGGGCTCAACAGGAAGGCTGCTTTGAAGGATTCTGCAGTGCTGATTTGGAAAAATGCTGTGAAGCAAGGAGAGAAATCAAGCCTGAAACTCCAGAAGAAGATCCTTTGCCATCAGTTTCACGTGGATTGGACCTAAATGTTGTTTCAGTGCCTGATTTAAATGAAGAACTAATGCCTCCATTTGAATCGTCGAGAGATGAAAATAATGGTTGCACTTTGGATCATGTAGTTGTGGCTGACGAAGACGCTGCTTCTCATGAGTTACAGAAGAATGGTCTAGAAAGATCACATGGTAGTGGTGACTCCCAGACCTGGAACCATGATCCCACTGGAGAACTGCCAACTGTTGATTCTCGAGGAGAGTTTAGCAGAAAAAGGACAGCACAGTCTAATGAAGAGATGCATGACTGTGATAGCACACTGGTAAACGGGTCACCATTCCACCTTACAAATGGATCAGGTTCCTTAGATGAGAACTTTGAGTACTGTGTGAAGATAATTCGTTGGCTGGAATGTCAAGGTCATATTAACCAGGAATTTAGGTTGAAATTGTTAACGTGGTTTAGCTTGAGATCAACAGAGCAGGAACGAAGGGTGGTCAACACCTTCATTCAAACTCTGATTGATGACCCAAGTAGTTTGGCAGGACAGTTGATTGACTCCTTTTCAGATATCGTATCTGGCAAGAGGCCTCGCAATGGATTTTGTAGCAAGCTTTGGCATTAA
- the LOC119993189 gene encoding VIN3-like protein 1 isoform X2, protein MSQVQFLETLLHILCGASGIQSLSSSVQSTPEKNGHSDDASRSPELLQEFLKSGPKKELLRTCSDKDKKCPSYSKRKIADHLKTSIKMIKKQEQKKASSSPNNQPSSRKQCRKGDNPMRNPPTVEQSSDFGYSNSWICKNSACRAVLSINDTFCKRCSCCICHLFDDNKDPSLWLVCASESCDGDSCGLSCHIECALQREKVGVVNLGQLMQLDGSYCCASCGKVSGILGCWRKQLTIAKDARRVDVLSYRLYLSYRLLDGTSRFKELHEIVKEAKAKLEIEVGPVSGISAKMARGIVSRLSVAGALQKLCSDAIDKADEWVATISDANSNRRDDSLPSACKFVFEEITSSSIVIILIEPSTPSSNDVKGYKLWYCMSQEERHTKEPVCVFPRAQRRILISNLQPCTEYTFRIVSYTEAGDLGHSEAKCFTKSVEIIHKNPDSLVATNNKKDKAVTEKSSSSVYRGLSVKCPGFKVRDLGKILRLAWAQQEGCFEGFCSADLEKCCEARREIKPETPEEDPLPSVSRGLDLNVVSVPDLNEELMPPFESSRDENNGCTLDHVVVADEDAASHELQKNGLERSHGSGDSQTWNHDPTGELPTVDSRGEFSRKRTAQSNEEMHDCDSTLVNGSPFHLTNGSGSLDENFEYCVKIIRWLECQGHINQEFRLKLLTWFSLRSTEQERRVVNTFIQTLIDDPSSLAGQLIDSFSDIVSGKRPRNGFCSKLWH, encoded by the exons atgtcacaagttcaattcctggaaacacttctccacatattatgtgggg CTTCTGGTATTCAAAGCCTTTCTTCCAGTGTACAGAGCACCCCAGAGAAGAATGGGCATTCTGATGATGCTTCAAGAAGCCCAGAACTCCTTCAAGAATTTCTAAAATCGGGTCCTAAGAAGGAACTTCTTCGTACTTGCTCTGATAAAGACAAGAAATGCCCGTCTTATTCAAAAAGGAAGATAGCAGACCATTTGAAGACAAGTATCAAGATGATTAAGAAGCAAGAGCAAAAAAAAGCTTCTTCAAGCCCCAACAATCAGCCATCTTCTAGGAAGCAATGCAGAAAGGGAGATAATCCTATGCGAAATCCGCCTACTGTTGAGCAGTCTTCAGATTTTGGATATTCTAATTCATGGATCTGTAAAAATTCTGCTTGCAGAGCTGTTCTATCTATCAATGACACATTCTGCAAAAGATGTTCCTGCTGCATCTGTCACTTGTTTGATGACAATAAAGACCCTAGTCTGTGGTTGGTTTGCGCATCTGAATCTTGTGACGGGGACTCTTGTGGGTTATCATGTCACATTGAGTGTGCCCTTCAACGTGAAAAAGTTGGGGTTGTCAATCTTGGCCAATTGATGCAGTTAGATGGTAGCTACTGCTGTGCTTCTTGTGGTAAAGTTTCAGGAATACTGGG ATGCTGGAGGAAGCAGCTAACTATAGCCAAGGATGCTCGTCGTGTTGATGTGCTTTCTTATAGACTATACTTAAGCTACAGGCTCCTGGATGGCACCTCAAGGTTCAAAGAATTGCATGAGATCGTAAAAGAAGCAAAAGCTAAGCTCGAAATAGAAGTGGGGCCAGTAAGTGGAATTTCTGCTAAGATGGCACGTGGCATTGTCAGCAGACTCTCTGTTGCAGGTGCTTTGCAGAAACTTTGCTCTGATGCAATTGACAAAGCAGATGAATGGGTGGCTACCATTTCTGATGCCAATTCAAATCGCAGAG ACGACTCACTACCTTCTGCTTGCAAATTTGTATTTGAAGAAATAACTTCTTCCTCCATTGTGATTATATTGATTGAACCGTCTACTCCATCATCTAATGATGTTAAGGGCTACAAGCTCTGGTATTGCATGAGTCAAGAAGAGCGACACACCAAAGAGCCTGTTTGTGTCTTTCCAAGAGCTCAGAGAAGAATTTTGATATCCAATTTGCAGCCATGCACTGAATATACCTTCCGTATTGTTTCTTATACAGAGGCTGGAGACTTGGGTCACTCTGAGGCCAAGTGTTTCACTAAGAGTGTAGAAATAATTCACAAGAATCCAGATTCTCTGGTGGCCACAAATAATAAGAAAGATAAAGCTGTGACTGAAAAAAGTTCTTCTAGTGTCTACAGGGGACTTTCAGTCAAGTGTCCCGGATTCAAAGTTCGCGACCTTGGGAAGATCCTGCGTCTGGCTTGGGCTCAACAGGAAGGCTGCTTTGAAGGATTCTGCAGTGCTGATTTGGAAAAATGCTGTGAAGCAAGGAGAGAAATCAAGCCTGAAACTCCAGAAGAAGATCCTTTGCCATCAGTTTCACGTGGATTGGACCTAAATGTTGTTTCAGTGCCTGATTTAAATGAAGAACTAATGCCTCCATTTGAATCGTCGAGAGATGAAAATAATGGTTGCACTTTGGATCATGTAGTTGTGGCTGACGAAGACGCTGCTTCTCATGAGTTACAGAAGAATGGTCTAGAAAGATCACATGGTAGTGGTGACTCCCAGACCTGGAACCATGATCCCACTGGAGAACTGCCAACTGTTGATTCTCGAGGAGAGTTTAGCAGAAAAAGGACAGCACAGTCTAATGAAGAGATGCATGACTGTGATAGCACACTGGTAAACGGGTCACCATTCCACCTTACAAATGGATCAGGTTCCTTAGATGAGAACTTTGAGTACTGTGTGAAGATAATTCGTTGGCTGGAATGTCAAGGTCATATTAACCAGGAATTTAGGTTGAAATTGTTAACGTGGTTTAGCTTGAGATCAACAGAGCAGGAACGAAGGGTGGTCAACACCTTCATTCAAACTCTGATTGATGACCCAAGTAGTTTGGCAGGACAGTTGATTGACTCCTTTTCAGATATCGTATCTGGCAAGAGGCCTCGCAATGGATTTTGTAGCAAGCTTTGGCATTAA
- the LOC119993189 gene encoding VIN3-like protein 1 isoform X4: protein MIKKQEQKKASSSPNNQPSSRKQCRKGDNPMRNPPTVEQSSDFGYSNSWICKNSACRAVLSINDTFCKRCSCCICHLFDDNKDPSLWLVCASESCDGDSCGLSCHIECALQREKVGVVNLGQLMQLDGSYCCASCGKVSGILGCWRKQLTIAKDARRVDVLSYRLYLSYRLLDGTSRFKELHEIVKEAKAKLEIEVGPVSGISAKMARGIVSRLSVAGALQKLCSDAIDKADEWVATISDANSNRRDDSLPSACKFVFEEITSSSIVIILIEPSTPSSNDVKGYKLWYCMSQEERHTKEPVCVFPRAQRRILISNLQPCTEYTFRIVSYTEAGDLGHSEAKCFTKSVEIIHKNPDSLVATNNKKDKAVTEKSSSSVYRGLSVKCPGFKVRDLGKILRLAWAQQEGCFEGFCSADLEKCCEARREIKPETPEEDPLPSVSRGLDLNVVSVPDLNEELMPPFESSRDENNGCTLDHVVVADEDAASHELQKNGLERSHGSGDSQTWNHDPTGELPTVDSRGEFSRKRTAQSNEEMHDCDSTLVNGSPFHLTNGSGSLDENFEYCVKIIRWLECQGHINQEFRLKLLTWFSLRSTEQERRVVNTFIQTLIDDPSSLAGQLIDSFSDIVSGKRPRNGFCSKLWH, encoded by the exons ATGATTAAGAAGCAAGAGCAAAAAAAAGCTTCTTCAAGCCCCAACAATCAGCCATCTTCTAGGAAGCAATGCAGAAAGGGAGATAATCCTATGCGAAATCCGCCTACTGTTGAGCAGTCTTCAGATTTTGGATATTCTAATTCATGGATCTGTAAAAATTCTGCTTGCAGAGCTGTTCTATCTATCAATGACACATTCTGCAAAAGATGTTCCTGCTGCATCTGTCACTTGTTTGATGACAATAAAGACCCTAGTCTGTGGTTGGTTTGCGCATCTGAATCTTGTGACGGGGACTCTTGTGGGTTATCATGTCACATTGAGTGTGCCCTTCAACGTGAAAAAGTTGGGGTTGTCAATCTTGGCCAATTGATGCAGTTAGATGGTAGCTACTGCTGTGCTTCTTGTGGTAAAGTTTCAGGAATACTGGG ATGCTGGAGGAAGCAGCTAACTATAGCCAAGGATGCTCGTCGTGTTGATGTGCTTTCTTATAGACTATACTTAAGCTACAGGCTCCTGGATGGCACCTCAAGGTTCAAAGAATTGCATGAGATCGTAAAAGAAGCAAAAGCTAAGCTCGAAATAGAAGTGGGGCCAGTAAGTGGAATTTCTGCTAAGATGGCACGTGGCATTGTCAGCAGACTCTCTGTTGCAGGTGCTTTGCAGAAACTTTGCTCTGATGCAATTGACAAAGCAGATGAATGGGTGGCTACCATTTCTGATGCCAATTCAAATCGCAGAG ACGACTCACTACCTTCTGCTTGCAAATTTGTATTTGAAGAAATAACTTCTTCCTCCATTGTGATTATATTGATTGAACCGTCTACTCCATCATCTAATGATGTTAAGGGCTACAAGCTCTGGTATTGCATGAGTCAAGAAGAGCGACACACCAAAGAGCCTGTTTGTGTCTTTCCAAGAGCTCAGAGAAGAATTTTGATATCCAATTTGCAGCCATGCACTGAATATACCTTCCGTATTGTTTCTTATACAGAGGCTGGAGACTTGGGTCACTCTGAGGCCAAGTGTTTCACTAAGAGTGTAGAAATAATTCACAAGAATCCAGATTCTCTGGTGGCCACAAATAATAAGAAAGATAAAGCTGTGACTGAAAAAAGTTCTTCTAGTGTCTACAGGGGACTTTCAGTCAAGTGTCCCGGATTCAAAGTTCGCGACCTTGGGAAGATCCTGCGTCTGGCTTGGGCTCAACAGGAAGGCTGCTTTGAAGGATTCTGCAGTGCTGATTTGGAAAAATGCTGTGAAGCAAGGAGAGAAATCAAGCCTGAAACTCCAGAAGAAGATCCTTTGCCATCAGTTTCACGTGGATTGGACCTAAATGTTGTTTCAGTGCCTGATTTAAATGAAGAACTAATGCCTCCATTTGAATCGTCGAGAGATGAAAATAATGGTTGCACTTTGGATCATGTAGTTGTGGCTGACGAAGACGCTGCTTCTCATGAGTTACAGAAGAATGGTCTAGAAAGATCACATGGTAGTGGTGACTCCCAGACCTGGAACCATGATCCCACTGGAGAACTGCCAACTGTTGATTCTCGAGGAGAGTTTAGCAGAAAAAGGACAGCACAGTCTAATGAAGAGATGCATGACTGTGATAGCACACTGGTAAACGGGTCACCATTCCACCTTACAAATGGATCAGGTTCCTTAGATGAGAACTTTGAGTACTGTGTGAAGATAATTCGTTGGCTGGAATGTCAAGGTCATATTAACCAGGAATTTAGGTTGAAATTGTTAACGTGGTTTAGCTTGAGATCAACAGAGCAGGAACGAAGGGTGGTCAACACCTTCATTCAAACTCTGATTGATGACCCAAGTAGTTTGGCAGGACAGTTGATTGACTCCTTTTCAGATATCGTATCTGGCAAGAGGCCTCGCAATGGATTTTGTAGCAAGCTTTGGCATTAA
- the LOC119992770 gene encoding uncharacterized protein LOC119992770 → MGNEVKWPPKKETEGWKDPKKWCDFHQDIGHTTPDCRGLRAIWEKRKVDDPEALPPPPPVTQIYCVISGGPEISGLSHTSAKKHEKEAANPAAKMARSVGTFTNQVMVFADDEATQLLHPHHDALVLTLQVTNINLK, encoded by the exons ATGGGCAATGAGGTGAAGTGGCCACCCAAGAAAGAAACTGAAGGGTGGAAAGACCCTAAAAAATGGTGTGATTTTCATCAAGATATTGGGCACACCACTCCTGACTGCCGAGGCCTCAG GGCCATTTGGGAGAAGAGGAAAGTCGATGACCCAGAGGCATTACCACCGCCACCACCAGTTACTCAAATTTATTGTGTAATCTCTGGAGGACCAGAGATTAGTGGACTGTCTCATACCTCTGCTAAGAAGCATGAGAAAGAAGCGGCGAACCCAGCTGCTAAAATGGCACGGTCTGTAGGGACTTTCACTAACCAAGTGATGGTCTTTGCTGATGACGAGGCCACCCAACTTTTACATCCACACCATGATGCTTTGGTGCTTACGCTTCAGGTTACAAACATTAATCTGAAGTGA